In one Echinicola marina genomic region, the following are encoded:
- a CDS encoding DUF6250 domain-containing protein produces MVGMFCASCTCSVNSSKTSITKIRSESLRFEDGFSATLDQDVWKVEMDSMEHAYVGTKEGKLVLDSKGGLTVWLNKQLKGNIEISYKRKVVVADGPNDRLSDLNQFWMATDPRNKNLFTRGGKFMEYDSLSMYYVGFGGNENSTTRFRKYLGDGERKLIFELNDDLHLLKPNHWYDIKIIVENGLISFWVDGELYFEYKDESPLQEGYFGFRQVWSHQEIDDFKIREITDNTLQN; encoded by the coding sequence ATGGTTGGGATGTTTTGTGCTTCCTGTACCTGTTCAGTCAATTCCAGTAAGACCAGCATTACAAAAATACGATCTGAAAGTTTACGTTTTGAAGACGGTTTTTCCGCCACACTGGACCAGGATGTTTGGAAAGTAGAGATGGACAGTATGGAACATGCTTATGTGGGCACAAAAGAGGGAAAGCTGGTATTGGACAGTAAGGGAGGCCTCACGGTCTGGTTAAATAAGCAACTCAAGGGCAATATAGAAATAAGCTATAAAAGAAAGGTGGTAGTGGCAGATGGTCCCAATGATCGCTTATCAGACCTGAACCAATTTTGGATGGCGACAGATCCCCGAAATAAAAATTTGTTCACCCGTGGTGGAAAGTTCATGGAATACGATTCTCTCAGTATGTATTATGTGGGATTTGGAGGGAATGAAAATTCCACTACACGTTTTAGAAAATACCTGGGAGATGGAGAAAGAAAGTTGATTTTTGAATTAAACGATGATCTTCATCTACTAAAGCCCAACCACTGGTATGATATCAAAATTATTGTTGAAAATGGCCTGATAAGCTTTTGGGTGGATGGTGAGCTTTACTTTGAATACAAGGATGAAAGTCCGCTCCAAGAGGGGTATTTTGGCTTTAGACAGGTATGGTCCCACCAAGAAATTGATGACTTTAAGATAAGGGAAATCACAGACAATACCTTGCAAAATTGA